The region TCCACAGAGAAGAACGGAGAATCAAATTCAAGGATTAACGTGTAATTCCCTTGGGTTTCCGTTTCGCGAATCCCTGTCAGCACAGGACGTTCCTCATCGATTGGGCTTAAACCGAGGCGTTCGAGAGCATCGTCAAGATGCGCTGACTGTCCGTAACGGAAACGGGTGACATCCTGGCGTAACTGTTTTTGGATCTCAGTGGCTTGTTGCTCTCGCAAAGCCAAAACCGCCTCGCTAGTCGGCTGAGTAAACGCGATAGGCTTGAGTTCAGCAGCTTTCAGCGCTAATCCACCCAACAGGATGGGAATACCATAGAAAAAGCCTGCTAAATTGAGAGTAGGGTTGTTGGTAAAGTAGGCAATTAAGCCGCCCAACGCCAAGGGGGTGCCAACGATCAGCAAGAGATTGCCTAAAGAAACTTTTCGGAGCATAGGGTTTGCGAGAGTCTATCCGTTTGGAGTTGCAGCACGTTAGATTTTATCGTCTTTGGGTTAAGGCGCGATCGCGTCAGCCTTAACTCTAGATGTTAGAACACAACTTTAAAAGTTTTAACCCCAAGCGTAGGACAGCTTATCGGTTGTCCTTTTACCCATATCCCGATTCCGAAAGCAGCCAGTATGATCGAAAAAGGTACGCGCTTACTTCTGCTTCTAGCTTTAAAAGAGGGTATCCTCCATTATGATTTCAGATAAGAAACGTCCTTCGCCCCAAGCTCGCGAAATTCTTGAGCAAATTAACTCTCTCAAACGAGAGGATGAAACCCTGTACAATATCCTAGCCGTTGACGTGTGGGCGCTTGCCAAAACAATGGATGAGTTTCAGCCCGGTTTCTGGACGGCCTTTATGCGAAATCGCGAGAAAGCACTGAAGCGATTTATGGCAGAAGTGATTAAAAATAAGCCCACAGAAGCCAAGCGCCACCCATTTCTTCAATAGCACAGGCGCAGACCGCTAGCGCAACCCGCTTAATGGGCTGCGATGAACTCCCCCACCGTAAGGCGGATGGGGAATTCCGCGAATGGGTTAAAGTAGAACGCAGTTACCTTGAAAAAAAAGTTCATCTTCACCAAGCACTGATGGATATTCAAACCATTAAAGAACGGATTGCGTTAATTGAAAGTAAGCGAGAGTCCCTGGTTCAGCTTCTAGAGCAGCCCAATTTGGGAACTTTGAGGATTGATGTCAACCAAGCTCTAGAGGAAATGGACGATTTGATTGAAGAATTTAGACGGACATTC is a window of Desertifilum tharense IPPAS B-1220 DNA encoding:
- a CDS encoding DUF2854 domain-containing protein, coding for MLRKVSLGNLLLIVGTPLALGGLIAYFTNNPTLNLAGFFYGIPILLGGLALKAAELKPIAFTQPTSEAVLALREQQATEIQKQLRQDVTRFRYGQSAHLDDALERLGLSPIDEERPVLTGIRETETQGNYTLILEFDSPFFSVEDWQQKQEKINKFFGPGIQSEITQPESDRIELALITTPNP